In one window of Tachypleus tridentatus isolate NWPU-2018 chromosome 2, ASM421037v1, whole genome shotgun sequence DNA:
- the LOC143244226 gene encoding uncharacterized protein LOC143244226 isoform X1, producing the protein MLFQNRQSSIALFGLHIQAQFDKLGLSLDNIAESTGQLIQPWLSKCDLSLSHLRKVDIPDWKYCLLFAEHLLNHPSIPIYTDGSKFGDCVQNPLYSICLLLNCMPFLLPWITEKVSSTQTALFTQSHLVLYWPWNRFTLVHKLFLPIFKTDWPISLKHLLLFSISGYQATLVFAGTSLLTLQLSICSGTVTVVPVPYMDYGPVFKVRLCASCSQLGVSNMKTNFSK; encoded by the coding sequence atgctttttcaaaacagacagtcttccattgctctttttggccttcatatccaggcacagtttgataaattgggtctgtccttggataacattgcagaatccactggtcagcttaTCCAACCATGGCTttccaaatgtgacctgtctttaagtcacctgagaaaagtagacattcctgattggaaatattgtctgctatttgctgaacatcttttgaaccatccttccattcctatttatacagatggttcaaaatttGGTGactgtgtgcagaatcccctctacagcatATGTTtgctgctgaactgtatgccatttctcttgccttggatcacagaGAAagtaagcagtactcaaactgcactatttacacagtctcacttagttctctactggccctggaatcgcttcacgttggttcacaaactgttcttgccgatattcaaaacagactggcccatttctcttaaacatctacttctattcagtatttctggataccaggccacgttggtatttgcaggaacgagcttgctgacactgcagctaagtatctgctctggcactgtcaccgttgtgcctgtcccatacatggactatggtcctgtattcaaggttcggCTGTGTGCCAGttgcagtcaacttggagtgagcaacatgaaaacaaacttttctaaataa